A window of Castanea sativa cultivar Marrone di Chiusa Pesio chromosome 1, ASM4071231v1 contains these coding sequences:
- the LOC142644372 gene encoding uncharacterized protein LOC142644372 isoform X1, translating into MDDGLGKIKVISNHFKASTSRVDSHPSLTSSVSQPQIDDSSRSSSWTRRKLRSAAYMLNLFTLRRMPWSSSNDGQEKVVLSALEVESLKSELADLEEREAHLKAQLENVDQILRSARLAGYLYIRTRWAALPGEPPPLDDTEVDDWLPRFVVLQGPCLFFYLLSTDLSPQDSTLLPDIVEIGPLPSFTREDEETHYAFYILTRLGLRYECSSSSKIQVDSWLSALQTDCKLGSDATAPNGYM; encoded by the exons ATGGATGATGGTCTTGGGAAGATAAAGGTTATCTCAAATCACTTTAAAGCTTCAACATCTAGAGTGGATTCTCATCCAAGCTTAACTTCATCTGTTTCGCAACCACAAATTGATGATTCTTCGAG ATCTAGTAGCTGGACTCGAAGAAAATTAAGAAGTGCTGCTTACATGTTGAATTTGTTTACTTTACGAAGGATGCCATGGTCTTCTAGCAATGATGGTCAAGAAAAG GTTGTGCTGTCTGCTTTAGAAGTAGAATCACTCAAATCAGAACTTGCTGATTTAGAAGAGAGGGAAGCTCACTTGAAAGCTCA GTTGGAAAATGTTGATCAGATTTTGCGGTCTGCTCGTCTGGCTGGTTATTTGTACATTCGAACT AGGTGGGCAGCACTACCAGGAGAACCTCCCCCTTTGGATGATACGGAAGTTGATGACTGGCTTCCTCGCTTTGTTGTCCTTCAAGGACCATGCCTTTTCTTCTACTTATTGTCAACag ATCTGAGCCCTCAAGACTCCACCCTCCTGCCTGATATTGTTGAAATAGGTCCTCTGCCAAGCTTTACACGAGAAGATGAGGAGACGCACTATGCTTTTTATATCCTAACTCGCCTCGGACTGCGATATGAGTGCTCAAGTAGTTCTAAGATTCAG GTGGACTCATGGTTGTCTGCATTACAAACTGACTGTAAATTGGGCTCTGATGCAACAGCACCCAATGGctatatgtaa
- the LOC142644372 gene encoding uncharacterized protein LOC142644372 isoform X2 has protein sequence MLNLFTLRRMPWSSSNDGQEKVVLSALEVESLKSELADLEEREAHLKAQLENVDQILRSARLAGYLYIRTRWAALPGEPPPLDDTEVDDWLPRFVVLQGPCLFFYLLSTDLSPQDSTLLPDIVEIGPLPSFTREDEETHYAFYILTRLGLRYECSSSSKIQVDSWLSALQTDCKLGSDATAPNGYM, from the exons ATGTTGAATTTGTTTACTTTACGAAGGATGCCATGGTCTTCTAGCAATGATGGTCAAGAAAAG GTTGTGCTGTCTGCTTTAGAAGTAGAATCACTCAAATCAGAACTTGCTGATTTAGAAGAGAGGGAAGCTCACTTGAAAGCTCA GTTGGAAAATGTTGATCAGATTTTGCGGTCTGCTCGTCTGGCTGGTTATTTGTACATTCGAACT AGGTGGGCAGCACTACCAGGAGAACCTCCCCCTTTGGATGATACGGAAGTTGATGACTGGCTTCCTCGCTTTGTTGTCCTTCAAGGACCATGCCTTTTCTTCTACTTATTGTCAACag ATCTGAGCCCTCAAGACTCCACCCTCCTGCCTGATATTGTTGAAATAGGTCCTCTGCCAAGCTTTACACGAGAAGATGAGGAGACGCACTATGCTTTTTATATCCTAACTCGCCTCGGACTGCGATATGAGTGCTCAAGTAGTTCTAAGATTCAG GTGGACTCATGGTTGTCTGCATTACAAACTGACTGTAAATTGGGCTCTGATGCAACAGCACCCAATGGctatatgtaa